Proteins co-encoded in one Yamadazyma tenuis chromosome 1, complete sequence genomic window:
- a CDS encoding uncharacterized protein (EggNog:ENOG503NWK3; COG:G), translating to MTSQESITKKDQSVVDINEINSKDELIQNSNSLFAKAEDIAAKYADILKDGYTKAEERKILWKCDMFLIPFLWLNVTFAAMDKVSNGTASIYGMQTDLNLVGNQYSWIGSSFYFGYLFWCFPSSVILQKLPVAKVAGCCFFVWGIILIGSGFAKNFQTMVACRVLLGISEAPIVPINLIIMSIWYKRGPEQSIRLGLFYTGLSTIFTGTIGYAVGGYTDVKYSPWRYFIWIIGSLSSVYGLLEFFLLPDSPVSCRYLNEREKAIVIDRVRKNQTGVKNTKFKKEQFFQTFKDPKVWIMVAIQLFISIPNGGLTNFSPLIVNGLGWSSRDSTLLTMPTGIMQTVSVYMASGTLALLEKFFKKKHFRGAVLCFYLLPAFVGTGCLYKLPLTWYRSRLVSLYFGFFYLGSYIISLNLIAANHAGFTRKVTANAIYFLTYAVSNLIAPQFFKTSQSPTYTLGVAAIFGAYALTIVSVLLYMVVCWRENKRRDKLYGEAPEENRETDFSDMTDIDNINFRYKW from the coding sequence ATGACTTCTCAAGAATCtatcaccaagaaggaTCAGCTGGTGGTTGACATCAATGAGATTAACAGTAAGGATGAGCTCATCCAGAACTCCAACTCGCTCTTTGCAAAAGCTGAAGAtattgctgcaaaatacGCAGATATATTAAAAGATGGATATACCAAAGCTGAAGAGCGGAAAATCCTTTGGAAATGTGACATGTTTCTTATCCCctttctttggttgaaCGTTACTTTCGCTGCTATGGACAAGGTTTCCAACGGTACTGCTTCCATCTACGGTATGCAAACAGATCTTAATCTTGTGGGAAACCAGTACAGTTGGATTGGGTCATCGTTTTATTTTGGTTATTTGTTCTGGTGTTTCCCTAGTAGTGTGATTCTTCAGAAATTACCAGTTGCAAAAGTGGCCGGTTGCTGCTTCTTTGTATGGGGAATTATTTTGATCGGTTCGGGGTTTGCTAAGAACTTCCAGACAATGGTAGCCTGTagagttcttcttgggattTCTGAGGCACCTATTGTACCAATTAACCTCATTATCATGAGTATTTGGTACAAGAGAGGTCCCGAACAGTCTATCAGATTGGGTCTTTTTTACACTGGGCTTTCTACTATTTTTACCGGTACTATTGGTTACGCTGTTGGTGGTTACACTGATGTCAAGTACCTGCCTTGGAGATACTTTATTTGGATTATTGGATCATTATCTTCCGTTTACGGGCTTCTAGAATTCTTTCTTTTGCCCGATTCGCCAGTCAGTTGTCGTTATTTGAACGAGAGAGAGAAAGCCATTGTTATCGACAGAGTCAGAAAGAACCAGACTGGAGTGAAGAATACTAAGTTCAAAAAAGAACAATTCTTTCAGACTTTCAAGGATCCTAAGGTATGGATTATGGTGGCTATCCAGTTGTTTATCTCGATTCCAAATGGAGGTCTTACCAACTTCAGTCCTTTGATTGTCAATGGGTTGGgttggagttcaagagACAGTACCTTATTGACTATGCCCACTGGTATTATGCAAACGGTATCTGTGTATATGGCCAGTGGAACCCTTgctcttttggaaaagttttttAAGAAGAAACACTTTAGAGGAGCTGTGCTCTGTTTCTACTTACTTCCTGCCTTTGTTGGTACAGGATGCTTGTACAAGCTTCCTTTAACATGGTACAGAAGTAGACTTGTTTCCCTCTACTTTGGGTTCTTTTACTTGGGATCTTACATTATTTCCTTGAACCTTATTGCTGCTAACCATGCTGGGTTCACGAGAAAGGTCACTGCCAATGCTATCTACTTCTTGACATACGCTGTGAGTAACTTGATTGCACCTCAGTTTTTCAAGACAAGTCAATCTCCTACATACACATTGGGAGTGGCAGCCATTTTTGGGGCCTACGCTCTTACAATTGTTTCTGTCTTGTTGTACATGGTAGTCTGCTGGAGGGAGAACAAAAGAAGGGATAAACTCTATGGAGAAGCACCAGAGGAAAATAGAGAAACAGATTTCCTGGACATGACCGATATTGACAACATAAACTTCCGTTACAAGTGGTAA
- the fmo1 gene encoding thiol-specific monooxygenase (EggNog:ENOG503NWM1; COG:Q) has product MTSGSYELPRKVKDVIVIGGGAAGVGATLGLLRDEDKYSSIRVFERRPQGGGLWTHTPASGSIDVPSLDPHTSVQPDSNLHWPSAVYDNLVTNVPYEMMSYLDFKWPLNTPLYPERQKVAQYLQGVAQTIDKYIEYGVSVDDVVQLPDLRWKVTVRPTNSTTTQEYIVDAVISACGHYDIPRIPDVEGLKEWNTKFPSSVSHSKLYRNSAAFAADSKIIVVGNSASAIDIANQLAEELPDSIQVYKSVRTFHDKGVRNPQVIEVPQISKFLADTKAVELVNGQTIVGVDKIIFATGYLKSVPYLKTINNLDKPIITDGNRLNGIYNHIVPYNYPGLAFVGIVLYGGPMILTELQGAWLSRLFQRDLQLPSYDEMVAWENNWAQKSGPNSAKFHELRNPDDVLYYNSLVRDIKNSRRPDGRYPDYMSQEHINIRASFDLLKKTYVAFSKINGASTGGISTFRKDANISLVESPLALGAAE; this is encoded by the coding sequence ATGACTTCTGGATCGTACGAACTTCCTAGAAAAGTCAAAGATGTTATAGtcattggaggtggtgcTGCTGGAGTAGGTGCAACTCTAGGCCTTCTTAGAGATGAAGATAAGTACTCCAGTATTCgagtatttgaaagaaggCCACAGGGTGGGGGGTTGTGGACCCACACGCCGGCTTCCGGGTCGATTGATGTCCCTTCTTTGGACCCACATACTTCAGTCCAGCCTGACTCCAATCTTCATTGGCCTAGTGCCGTTTACGACAATTTGGTGACAAACGTGCCATACGAAATGATGTCGTATTTGGACTTCAAATGGCCCCTTAATACCCCTTTGTACCCTGAAAGGCAGAAGGTGGCCCAATACTTACAGGGTGTTGCTCAAACCATTGATAAGTACATTGAGTATGGTGTTAGTGTGGACGATGTGGTACAATTGCCTGATTTAAGATGGAAGGTAACCGTAAGACCAACCAACAGTACAACCACCCAAGAATATATTGTGGACGCAGTGATAAGTGCTTGTGGCCACTATGATATACCCAGAATTCCTGACGTTGAAGGCCTTAAGGAATGGAACACTAAGTTTCCCCTGTCAGTCTCACACTCAAAGTTGTATCGAAACTCGGCAGCATTTGCAGCCGattccaaaatcatcgTTGTGGGAAATCTGGCTAGTGCTATCGACATAGCAAATCAGTTAGCTGAGGAGTTACCTGATTCTATTCAGGTTTATAAGTCGGTGAGGACTTTCCATGATAAGGGTGTTCGGAATCCACAAGTTATCGAAGTTCCCCAGATTTCAAAATTTCTTGCAGACACTAAAGCTGTCGAATTGGTCAACGGTCAGACCATAGTTGGAGTCGACAAGATCATCTTTGCAACCGGATACTTGAAATCAGTCCCTTATTTGAAGactatcaacaacttaGATAAGCCTATTATCACCGATGGAAATCGGCTTAATGGCATATACAACCACATTGTACCGTATAACTACCCTGGATTAGCATTTGTAGGAATCGTATTGTACGGTGGTCCTATGATATTGACTGAGTTACAAGGGGCATGGTTATCTCGATTGTTTCAACGGGATCTTCAGTTGCCTAGTTATGATGAAATGGTTGCATGGGAAAACAATTGGGCACAAAAGTCAGGACCTAATTCTGCAAAGTTCCATGAATTGAGAAATCCTGACGATGTGCTTTACTATAACTCACTTGTCCGAGACATCAAAAACTCACGCAGGCCGGATGGAAGATATCCTGACTACATGAGTCAAGAGCATATTAACATTAGAGCCTCATTTGACCTTCTTAAGAAGACTTATGTTGCATTTCTGAAAATCAACGGGGCATCAACTGGAGGCATTCTGACGTTCCGAAAGGATGCAAACATCTCTTTGGTCGAAAGTCCATTAGCCCTTGGTGCGGCCGAATAA
- a CDS encoding uncharacterized protein (COG:E; EggNog:ENOG503NWDB) produces MATTAQTNADLDQIGKILAKHGINDTTNDNKIVVDLKNVNGYRPGFVDSLSGDELPEHTRNRFAKYGIDLSKGYPERPENIPHFLDEGYAIRNRANPDYVERGRNADPSKKNLLGAAKEIREITPLIGTEVVGLQLGDLNEKQLDELALLVAERVVVVFRNQDLSPQKHLELGKYYGEVEEHPLVAHVPGLRGATTVWGPFNRVGPLITYKKGLHQGWHTDLDHEFSPAAITHLHLDSIPTTGGDTGFASGYGAFDKLSQPLQQFLEGKTAVHKSAHRYLNRDNVLGAPEHILREHPLVITHPVTGWKSLFVNRAHTVKIVGLEDSESQVILNYLFDVYEKSLDIQTRVSWQPTKPGLGTSVIWDNRVSNHIAIPDYNDQNGRLRHAVRVTSLGNVPNYDKNSKSQREALFGA; encoded by the coding sequence ATGGCCACCACTGCTCAGACCAACGCCGACCTCGATCAAATCGGAAAGATTCTTGCCAAACATGGCATCAATGACACCACCAACGACAACAAGATTGTGGTGGACCTCAAGAACGTCAACGGGTACAGACCCGGGTTTGTGGACTCATTGTCAGGCGACGAGCTTCCGGAACATACCAGAAACAGATTTGCAAAGTACGGGATCGACTTATCCAAGGGATACCCTGAGAGACCAGAAAACATCCCCCACTTCCTCGATGAGGGATACGCCATCAGAAACCGGGCGAATCCTGATTATGTCGAAAGAGGCCGGAATGCCGACCCCAGCAAGAAAAACTTACTTGGAGCTGCTAAGGAGATCCGTGAAATCACTCCGTTGATTGGAACGGAAGTAGTGGGTTTACAATTGGGTGACTTGAACGAAAAACAATTGGATGAATTGGCCCTTTTGGTAGCTGAAAGAGTGGTGGTTGTGTTTAGAAACCAAGACCTTTCTCCCCAGAAGCACTTGGAACTCGGCAAATACTACGGTGAAGTCGAAGAGCACCCATTGGTTGCCCACGTTCCTGGTCTTCGTGGGGCCACCACCGTGTGGGGGCCTTTCAACCGTGTGGGGCCTTTGATCACCTACAAAAAGGGTCTCCATCAGGGCTGGCACACGGACTTGGACCACGAGTTCAGCCCAGCTGCCATCACGCACCTTCACCTCGACTCGATTCCCACTACCGGTGGTGACACCGGATTTGCGTCAGGGTATGGGGCTTTTGACAAGCTTTCGCAGCCATTGCAACAATTTTTAGAAGGCAAGACCGCGGTGCACAAGTCTGCTCACCGGTACTTGAACAGAGACAATGTTCTTGGGGCTCCTGAACATATCTTGAGAGAGCACCCCTTGGTAATTACCCATCCGGTCACCGGCTGGAAGTCACTTTTTGTCAACCGGGCCCACACTGTGAAAATTGTGGGATTGGAAGACTCGGAGTCAcaggtgattttgaactACTTGTTTGACGTGTACGAGAAGAGTTTGGATATCCAAACCCGTGTGAGCTGGCAACCCACCAAGCCAGGGTTGGGTACTTCTGTTATCTGGGATAACCGTGTCAGTAACCACATTGCAATTCCCGATTACAACGATCAGAATGGTAGACTCAGACACGCAGTGCGGGTGACGAGCTTGGGAAATGTGCCAAACTATGacaaaaactcaaaatcGCAGCGGGAGGCGCTTTTTGGTGCTTGA
- a CDS encoding uncharacterized protein (COG:S; EggNog:ENOG503P1NB), with product MDRSRSVSSHNSTSSLNTLTTPKSRRARLLDELSVPTPSFMDNDKSIKLMLKHFKRLELGLNKFNSKSDGIATTNILRTVLLPFLRSSSLNSLLVGISTTIGYKVYKSLVSILSSILIKWWTSLLNSLINSHTLSSIDRSAYLECISRIISRREWFHLEDGLVDAITVKAHDDILVLTLDYSIWKLASIKHLPLSICAFVGKVFAYGFFRLEGVSNALLFLLNIKQSVFEENRRVFRRHTQASPDDLTQLYATFPKHLHYLVGFDGLQNKDLSKHQKIFLNCLVPPKKEVPGIKDPNGLWVGRWLNSDSDIFNSFLRHYLHILHSTYSINNPVVSDGMLLNSPGLNIIMTHLFQILQISVSRISKNNSNLKINQDFQVMQKLSSSPAATSAKSNLQKQNDVFYNSVFKIFRTLRDLKFSLHLESATCDDKFMNSMIGYVEMILKSFASQMTIYEFNKSSLILNIIYEFVNSLGVIDWTFWLNCCHLMIENTDHIQILLKNISFLFNVWDKIPEIVPQVGANTGNIKWFSDCNKSFKVNFIGWLISSNIWEKFFLHWNPLVRNYYLRLLIWQVVGINNFESSTSIEISLEIQHKLDQSYATFNNFYAKNHDKNHYFKPDNPVINRKMAILPITKDEYLLNEITNQGDDEAGDLTNLFAPSELKKTHPFEIFDEAIYSCSSLPKEEDEDTSKRSNSLVNSIGKIFKMLTVDDSDITKEKKPSKIREFRSSSKSGSLTSLSTYSLKSRSSSPSIMSYNSSPTSLTDFSESSSSITTVSTVPSESADRLKSFTLPPEIVRPAYKFELVLDQNSIRDKHFLMANKNYVFRNHDYFKLPPTPTVPSISIYLQSDIYKKFYISTENYFLLVDDNQKSVFENGLFDSLDKGKSINYINLGKSLFEWSHLVEEFESYLINKVEVDQFNENITSNHELNEHDYFRKIIPLLSLDSNSKPLNAA from the coding sequence ATGGACAGAAGCCGTTCCGTCAGCTCCCACAACTCGACTTCATCGTTGAACACCCTCACCACGCCCAAGTCCCGCCGGGCCCGGCTCTTGGACGAGTTGTCGGTGCCTACTCCTTCGTTTATGGATAATGATAAGTCCATTAAGCTCATGCTTAAACACTTTAAGCGCCTCGAACTTGGCCTCAATaagttcaactccaagtccGACGGCATCGCCACCACAAACATCCTCCGCACGGTGCTCTTGCCGTTTTTGCGGTCATCGTCGTTAAACTCACTTCTTGTGGgcatttccaccaccatcgGCTACAAAGTATATAAGAGCTTGGTATCAATTCTCTCATCGATATTGATCAAATGGTGGACCTCTTTGCTCAActccttgatcaactcgCACACGCTCTCGTCCATCGACCGGTCAGCGTACTTGGAGTGCATCTCCCGCATCATCTCGCGCCGGGAGTGGTTCCACCTCGAGGACGGACTTGTGGACGCCATCACCGTCAAGGCCCATGACGACATTTTGGTGCTCACGTTGGACTACTCTATCTGGAAGTTGGCGTCCATTAAGCACTTACCGCTCTCCATCTGTGCATTTGTGGGTAAGGTGTTTGCCTATGGATTTTTCCGACTCGAGGGTGTGAGCAATGCCCTCTTGTTTCTTCTCAATATCAAACAGCTGGTGTTTGAGGAAAACCGACGGGTGTTTCGGCGACACACCCAGGCGTCACCTGATGATCTCACCCAGCTCTATGCTACTTTTCCCAAGCACTTGCATTATCTCGTGGGTTTTGACGGGCTCCAGAATAAAGACTTGTCGAAGCACCAGAAGATCTTTCTCAACTGCCTCGTGcctccaaagaaagagGTGCCGGGTATCAAGGACCCCAACGGTCTCTGGGTAGGCCGGTGGCTCAACAGCGACAGCGATattttcaactcgtttTTGCGTCACTACTTGCACATTTTGCATTCCACCTACTCCATCAATAACCCGGTGGTGTCCGATGGGATGTTGCTCAACTCTCCTGGGTTAAACATCATCATGACCCACCTCTTTCAGATTCTTCAGATCTCCGTGTCTCGTAtctccaagaacaacaGCAATCTCAAGATCAATCAGGACTTCCAGGTGATGCAGAAGCTCTCGAGTTCACCGGCAGCCACATCCGCAAAGTCCAATCTTCAGAAACAGAACGACGTGTTTTACAATTCGGtgttcaagatcttccGAACCCTACGGGATTTGAAGTTCAGCTTGCATTTGGAGTCTGCCACCTGTGACGACAAGTTCATGAACTCGATGATCGGGTACGTGGAGATGATCCTCAAGAGCTTTGCGCTGCAGATGACCATCTacgagttcaacaagaGCTCATTGATTCTCAACATCATCTACGAATTTGTCAATAGCTTAGGGGTCATTGACTGGACGTTCTGGTTGAACTGCTGCCACTTGATGATTGAGAACACCGACCATATCcagatcttgttgaagaacattTCGTTTCTATTCAACGTTTGGGACAAAATCCCCGAGATTGTGCCCCAAGTGGGGGCTAACACCGGCAACATCAAGTGGTTTTCCGACTGCAACAAGAGCTTCAAGGTAAACTTCATCGGCTGGCTTATCTCCAGCAATATCTGGgaaaagttcttcttgCATTGGAACCCACTTGTGCGAAACTATTATCTCCGACTTTTGATCTGGCAAGTGGTGGgtatcaacaactttgagTCTTCCACCTCCATAGAAATCTCGTTGGAGATCCAGCACAAGTTGGACCAATCATACgccaccttcaacaatttttACGCCAAGAACCATGACAAAAACCACTACTTCAAGCCAGATAATCCGGTGATCAACCGTAAAATGGCCATTCttcccatcaccaaagatgagtacttgttgaacgaaatcaccaaccaaGGCGATGACGAGGCTGGtgacttgaccaacttgttcGCTCCAAgcgaattgaagaaaacacATCCgtttgaaatctttgatgaaGCCATTTACTCATGTTCCAGCTTACCCAAGGAAGAGGACGAAGACACCTCCAAACGCTCCAAttctttggtgaactcCATCGGAAAGATTTTCAAGATGTTGACTGTCGATGATAGCGATAttaccaaagaaaagaagcCTTCAAAGATCCGTGAGTTTAGGTCGTCATCCAAATCTGGTTCCTTGACGTCATTGTCGACATACTCGTTGAAGTCTAGGTCTTCCAGTCCCCTGATAATGTCGTATAACTCGAGTCCCACGTCGCTCACTGACTTTTCGGAGTCCTCCAGTTCCATCACAACCGTGTCCACGGTCCCCAGTGAGCTGGCCGACCGATTGAAGTCGTTCACTCTCCCTCCCGAGATTGTGAGACCCGCCTACAAGTTTGAGCTTGTGCTAGATCAAAACTCCATCCGTGACAAGCACTTTTTAATGGCCAATAAGAACTATGTTTTTAGAAACCATGACTATTTCAAGTTACCTCCAACTCCGACTGTTCCTTCTATCTCCATATACTTACAGTCAGACATCTACAAAAAGTTTTATATCAGCACTGAAAACTACTTTTTGTTGGTAGACGACAACCAAAAGCTGGTGTTTGAGAACGGACTCTTTGACAGTCTCGACAAGGGCAAGTCCATCAACTACATCAACTTGGGCAAGTCGTTATTCGAATGGAGccatttggtggaagagtttgaatcgtacttgatcaacaaggtggAAGTGGACCAGTTCAATGAGAATATCACCAGCAACCATGAGTTGAATGAACACGATTACTTCCGCAAGATTATCCCGTTGCTCAGTCTTGACTCCAATTCCAAGCCCTTAAATGCTGCTTAG
- a CDS encoding uncharacterized protein (EggNog:ENOG503P3IS; COG:S), whose protein sequence is MWFFNRKNLLTIIRRWLYVFSIGFWLFMVLGPISVMAYLTFHRILIPIGSYSIPLQFFNTGNFFASSIANVTLDHWIPELNKHPGLAYSVSLKLELFCNRNRADDLFRFPSTFRIDGTDVIKTSNFIMNCDSRSIYRHNNIVVPYNLRFWVSPVLSNLNKNVNVEFEYLKMTGMELVKHLKEHVVHVSIEGHVIVNDDNTFLELTVQRDGFRYYLQKYPIQSFVYGVLIFWSFSVFFSLVIAFGLFASDDSTSKRKKRFESKTQFNHETLSKEDAAFVLNERQWLQNYQLSAVKSEESKDVAEGESVSIKEEPE, encoded by the coding sequence ATgtggttcttcaacagaaaGAACTTGCTCACAATAATAAGAAGATGGCTATATGTGTTTTCCATAGGGTTCTGGCTTTTCATGGTCCTAGGACCAATTTCCGTAATGGCGTACTTGACCTTCCACCGGATACTCATACCAATTGGGTCATACTCGATTCCACTCCAGTTTTTTAATACTGGTAATTTTTTTGCCTCCTCAATTGCTAACGTGACTTTAGATCATTGGATTCCCGAACTCAACAAACACCCGGGATTGGCGTATCTGGTAAGTTTGAAGCTTGAACTTTTCTGTAACAGGAATAGAGCCGATGACTTGTTCCGGTTTCCTAGTACTTTCAGAATCGATGGTACTGACGTGATAAAAacttccaacttcatcatgAATTGTGATTCTCGGTCAATATACCGCCACAACAACATTGTAGTTCCATATAATCTTCGATTCTGGGTCAGTCCGGTGCTTTCAAATCTCAATAAAAATGTGAATGTTGAGtttgagtacttgaagatgacggGCATGGAGCTAGTGAAACACTTGAAGGAGCATGTGGTTCACGTTCTGATCGAGGGACACGTGATAGTGAACGATGACAACACATTTCTTGAGCTTACAGTGCAGAGGGATGGATTCCGGTACTATTTGCAGAAATATCCCATCCAGTCATTTGTGTATGGAGTTTTAATATTCTGGAGTTTTTCGGTGTTTTTCAGCTTGGTGATAGCTTTTGGCCTCTTTGCCAGTGATGATAGTACCAGCAAGAGAAAAAAGAGGTTCGAGTCGAAAACCCAGTTCAATCACGAGACGTTGAGCAAGGAGGATGCTGCATTTGTGTTGAACGAGCGGCAATGGTTACAAAACTACCAATTGTCTGCTGTGAAAAGTGAAGAGTCTAAAGATGTTGCCGAGGGAGAGCTGGTGTCTAtaaaagaagaacctgaATGA
- a CDS encoding uncharacterized protein (MEROPS:MER0043475; EggNog:ENOG503NXK9; COG:F) → MTTDSVEPHIAVLLCNRRDSRLVDKYGDLGDLCCQLVQNSGVSKFPGKKYTVYRESDDPNEDSIELSRVYLELVERIEKKLVKGIIISGSVSDSFDTKLWIQRLDEFLRTVVFSIPNFPLVGICFGHQIICKNLGCKVDRNLPEVGWECGINTISLNPEIFSIENNGFLDILKDKEIGVINDHLNLPEIHRDIVYGLPAAQNSYIKGTNFVSIGSSPKCSIQGVVTASGPLRVLTFQGHPEFSTEFTLELLKDMYEKGTIEKPVFEKSCYNTQILNNQGHLIAKLICNFINSYN, encoded by the coding sequence ATGACCACCGATAGTGTCGAGCCTCATATTGCTGTGCTACTTTGTAACCGGCGGGATTCTCGCTTAGTCGACAAGTATGGAGATTTGGGCGATTTATGTTGTCAGTTGGTACAAAACTCTGgagtttccaagtttccTGGCAAAAAGTATACGGTTTACAGAGAAAGTGACGACCCAAACGAGGACTCCATTGAGCTCAGCCGTGTGTACCTCGAGCTCGTGGAGCGTAtcgagaagaagttggtcaagGGAATCATTATCAGTGGATCTGTCTCGGATTCTTTTGACACCAAATTGTGGATCCAGAGATTAGACGAGTTTTTGAGAACTGTGGTGTTTTCAATTCCTAACTTCCCACTCGTGGGGATATGTTTTGGTCATCAGATCATTTGCAAGAATTTAGGCTGCAAAGTGGATAGAAACTTGCCGGAGGTTGGTTGGGAGTGTGGAATTAATACCATCAGTCTTAACCCTGAGATTTTCAGCATCGAAAATAACGGGTTTTTGGACATTTTGAAGGATAAGGAGATTGGAGTCATAAATGACCACTTGAATTTGCCTGAGATACACAGAGATATCGTGTATGGGTTACCGGCTGCCCAGAACTCTTATATTAAAGGTACTAATTTTGTATCAATTGGATCTTCTCCCAAATGCTCTATTCAAGGAGTTGTTACGGCTTCAGGCCCATTGAGGGTTTTGACTTTCCAAGGCCACCCGGAGTTTTCAACCGAGTTTACGTTGGAGTTGTTAAAGGATATGTATGAGAAGGGAACCATCGAAAAACCTGTATTTGAGAAATCATGCTACAACACCCAAATTTTGAACAATCAAGGACACTTAATTGCCAAATTGATCTGCAACTTTATCAACTCCTACAACTAA